The sequence below is a genomic window from Cloacibacillus sp..
TCAGCTTTTTGTCCTCTTCGCCGCGGTCGACATAGCCCCGCAGGGAGAGGGTGTCGATGATCGTCGCGTATGTCGAGGGACGTCCGATGCCCTTTTCTTCAAGCGCTTTGACAAGTCCGGCCTCGGTGTAGCGCGGCAGAGGCTGCGTAAACTTCTGTTCTTTGACGATCTTCTCTATCGCGAGCTCCTCGCCCTTCACCGCCGGTTCCATCGTAATGTCCTTGATGCCGAGCGGATAGACGCGCCCCCAGCCGTCAAAGGTTACGACGACGCCGGACTGCTTCATCTGATAGTCGGCGGAGGAACAGACAAGGTTTGTGCGCGCCACGACGGCATCCCTCATCTGGCTTGCGATGAAGCGGCTCCAGATCAGCTCGTAGAGCCTGTACTGCTCCAGCGTAAGGTAGTCTTTGATGGACTCCGGCGTAAGCATCGGATCAGTCGCGCGTATCGCCTCGTGAGCGTCCTGCGCCTTGCCCTTTGGCATGTATTCGTTAGGCTTGTCCGGAAGATAATTTCCGCCAAAGCTGTTCGCGATGAAGGCCCGCGAGGACTCAATCGCCTCGGGCGCAAGCCGCAGGCTGTCGGTACGCATGTAGGTGATGAGCCCCGTGGGGCCGCGTCCCGGTATCTCTATCCCCTCGTAGAGCGCCTGCGCGATGCGCATGGTACGTTTCGGCGCGAAGCCGCAGCGGCGCGAGGCCTCCTGCTGCAGGGTGCTGGTCTTGAAGGGCGGACTCGGCTGTTTTTTGCTCTCTTTGGTGCTGAAGTCGTCAACCGTCAGCCTGCCCGCGCGGATCTCGCCCTCTATTTTAAGCGCCTCTTCCTCGTTGTTTATCGTCAGGGGCTTATTTTTATATTTTTCGACGCGCAGCTTATAGCCTCTCTTTTTATCAAGGCTATTCGCGTCGACGTCCATGAGCCAGTATTCTTCCGGTATGAAGCGCTCGATCTCCTCTTCGCGCTCGCAGACGATGCGCAGCGCCACGGACTGAACGCGTCCGGCGGAGAGTCCGCGCTGGACTTTGTACCAGAGCAGAGGGCTCAGCTCGTAGCCGACGAGGCGGTCAAGTACGCGGCGCGCCTGCTGGGCCTCTACGAGTTCCATGTTTATCATGTCCGGCTCGGAGATGGCGCTCTTCACGCCGTGCTCCGTGATCTCGTGCATTCTTATGCGGCACTGCTGCCGCGTATCGATGTCGAGCAGCGAGGCAAGGTGCCAGGCTATCGCCTCTCCCTCACGGTCGGGGTCGGAGGCGAGCAGCGTGCGTTCGCTCGCGGCGGAGGCTCCCTTTAGGGTCTTTATAAGGTCCGCCTTACCGCGCACCTGGATGTATTCCGGTTCAAAGTCGTGTTCAACGTCGATCGCAAGACGGCCCTTCGGCAGATCCCGGACATGCCCGACGCTCGCAAGCACCTTGTAGCGGGTACCAAGTATCTTTTCAAGCGTCTTGGCCTTCGCGGGAGACTCCACGACCACAAGCGTCTTGCCGTCATACTGGGAAAATTTCTGGCTGCGGGTGGTTTTTGCGGCGCCCTTCTTCGCTGGGGCCTTCTTTTTCGTCGTCATGCCGGCGCTAGCTTTAGCGGTTTTTGTCGTTTTAGCCGTTTTTTTCACAGTCTCGGCCTTGGTCACCTTTTTGGCAGAGGAGCTTTTGGCGCTCTTCTCAATCTCCTGCGGAGCGGCCTCGTCCTGTTTTACGGTTTTTTTTGCAGCCATCGTTGCGGACACCTCTTTCTTACAAATTACTCTTTACGCTGTATCGTCCAGGTGCGGACATAAAAACGATCCCTTTTGCTGATAAAAGGGTTATATTTTTTAAAAGGTCAGCGGGGCTCATTTTAACGGCAAGAGATAGCTTGTCAATCGTCATCGCCCCGTTTTCCGCGAGAGATTTAAAAATCAGACTCTCTTCGGCGGATATTTCTATATTTTTTACGCCGCCGCGCTCCGCCGGGGCGGCAGTATCAACGCCGCAGGCGCTGAGAAAGACCTCCTCGGATATATAAGGATAGGCCCCGTCGTAAAGCAGACGGTTCGTCCCCTTGGAATTGGCGCCGTATATCTGTCCTGGTACCGCCCAAACCTCTCGCCCAAGCTCCAGAGCGAGGCGCGCCGTGATCATCGAGCCGCTTTTGAGCGGCGCTTCGACCACGACGACCCTTTCAGAGAGCGCGGCTACGATCCGGTTGCGCTGCGGAAAGTGCCAGGGTTTGCCGCGTGAGCCGAGGGGAAACTCCGAGATCAGGGCGCCGCGTTCGGCGATCATCTCGAATAATTTCCTGTTGGTGACCGGATAGACAAGGTCCGCGCCGGTGCCGAGCACCGCGAAGGTCTCGCCGCCGTTTTCGCAGCAGGCTCCCTGCGAGCAGCCGTCGACGCCCCAGGCCCCTCCGCTGATCAGCACGATATCGTGTTCCGCGCAGGCGGCCCCGATCCGTTTGGATACCTCTCTGCCGTAGGCGCTCATGCGGCGGGTGCCGACGACGCCGATCTTGGTTTTATCAGGCAGTCTTTTAGCGCTTCCCCGCCAGTAGAGAACGAGAGGGGCGTCTTTCAGGTCAAACAGCTCCCGCGGATAATCTTCGTCGTCCACCGTCAGCAGGCGCACGCCAAGTTCGCCGGCGCGTTCAAGTTCACGCTCCGCCCAGCCGCCGTCGTTCGCGGCGCGTATTTTCGCGAGCATTTTTTCGCTGAATACCTCTTTCGCGGCATCCGCCCCGGAGGGCCGCCACAGCTCGCACGGCTCGAGACCGAACAAAAGGAACTTGGCAAGCGCCGCGGCGTTGGCGTTGACGCTGTTCAGCAGCAGCATCAGCTTCAGGCGGTCATCCATGCGGTCGCCTCCCCTTCACGGTAGCTTATCGCCTCGGCGACATGCTTTACCTCTATCTGGGGCGCGCCGTCAAGATCGGCGATCGTCCGTGATATGCGCAGTACGCGCGAAAGGCCGCGCCCCGACAGTTTCACGCCTTTGAGCGCCTCAAGGATGAAGGCGCGGACGTCGGATTTCATCGAAGCGCTGCGCCGGAGAAATTTTTCCGGTATCTCCGAGTTGCAATGAAAGCCGAAGCCAGACCAACGTTCGGCCTGTATCCTGCGCGCTTCGGCGACGCGCGCCCGCACAATTTCGCTGCGCTCGCCGCAGTTTCCGCCGAGTGAGACAAGCTCTTCCGGGGTGAGGCGCGGCACCGCGACGTGCAGATCGATCCTGTCCAGTATCGGGCCGGATAATTTTCGCCGGTAGCGTTCCAGCGAGAACGGAGTGCATATACATTGCCGCTCGGAATCCCCCGCGAAGCCGCAGGGACAGGGGTTGCAGGCCGCGACGACAAGCACCTTGGCGGGATAGACTACGCTCCCCGCCGCGCGGCTCACCGTTATCGAACCGTCTTCAAGCGGCTGGCGCAGAGCTTCGATCACGTCGCGCTGAAATTCTGGAAATTCGTCGAGAAAGAGTACACCGCGCGAGGCGAGGCTGATCTCGCCGGGGCGCAGCGCGGAGCCGCCGCCGCAGATCGAGACGGCGCTCGCGGTATGGTGAACGGAGCGGAAGGGGCGTTCGCGGCTGAGCTCCAAGTTAAGCCCGGCGGTGCTACGCAGCAGCATGACCTCCATCATCTCCGCGTCGGAGAGAGGCGGCAGTATCCCCTTCAGCGCGCGGGCCAGCAGCGTCTTTCCCGAACCGGGCGAGCCGACGAACAATATATTGTGATGGCCGGCGGCCGCGATCTCAAGCGCGCGTTTCGCGGCGCTCTGCCCTTTGATGTCGGCAAAATCCGGGTCGGCGGAGACCGCCGTATCCTCGATCTTACGGCCGCTTACCGGCGCGAGCTCTTTTTCTCCGCGCAGGTGCGCGATAATCTCCCGCAGATCCTCCGCCGCGTAGGCACGCACACCATCCACAAGCGAGACCTCGGCGGCGTTTTCCGCGGGGATAAATAGTTCAATGTTATTTTCTTTGGCAAAAAAGGCGGCGGGAACAGCCCCCCTTACGCCGCGGAGCCTTCCGTCAAGCGCCAGTTCGCCGATGAAGAGCGAGGGACGGGGCACCGAAAGGTGGCCGGCGGCAGAGGCCAGCGCGACGGCGATCGGCAGGTCCAGCAGCGCCCCCTCCTTGGGGATGTCGGCGGGCGCGAGGTTTATTGAGACACGGCCGCGAATGTTGACGCCGGCGGCGCGAAGCGCGGCGCGCACCCGTTCGCGCGCCTCCTTGACGGCGGTGTCGGCAAGGCCGACCACCGAAATCGAGAAGAGGCCTCCCGTTATATCGACCTCCACCTCGACGGCGACGCCCTTCACCCCGCGCAGTGTAAGACCCGAGACGTTATTCATATGATCGGCTCGGTGATGCCGCGGAGATGTTCTATCCGCGGCTCCCGCCCTTCGGCAAGAATGACGGAGACAAGGTCTATGCGCCAGAAGCCGTTGTAATTGCGCTCCTCGGTCCAGGCGCGTCCGGCAAATATAAGGTTGGAGAGTTTACGCGGGCCAACGCTCTCCTCCGGGGACATCAGTCTGTTCTCGCCGCGCGTGCGCACCTCGGCAAAGACCAGCTCGTCCCCCTCTTTTGCGATGATGTCTATCTCGCAGCGCCCTATTCTTACGTTTCTCTCAATTATTGTGATTCCCTGCGCGGTAAGATAGCCGGCGGCGAGCTCCTCGCCCATACGCCCCTTGACGAGATGCGGCGCGCTGGGCGGCTCCGCCTCCGAATGTTTCGCGGACGGCGCGCCGCCGCGTTTTGCCTCAAGCTTCAGCGCGTATTCAAGAGAACGTTTCGTCATCGTCGTCAAGCACCCCTCTGAATGAGAGTCTGTGTATCGGTGATGGCCCGTATTTCGCGATCAGGCTTTTATGAAGCACGCTCGGATAGCCCTTGTGCTTCGCGAACGAATACTGGGGGTAGATACGGTCCATGACCTCCATCACGCGGTCGCGCAGCACCTTCGCGACTATCGAGGCAGCGGCGATCACGGGGACGCGGTCGTCGCCCTTGATCACCGGCTTCTGCGGCAGTCCAAGGCCGGGGATCGCCCTGTTGCCGTCCACAAGCACAAGCGACGGCGAAAGCGCCAGCTGTTCGATGGAACGCTTCATACACCAAAGCGAAGCCTGGAGGATATTTATTTTATCAATGCGCTGTGCGCAGGCGGCCTGCGCGCGCCAGATTATTCCGGCCTCGCATATCTTCTCAAAGAGCGCCTCGCGGCGCTTGGGAGTCAGTTTCTTTGAATCGCGCAGACCGGCGGAGAGCAGCCAGCGGCGCTGTTCGGCGGTCAAAATCGCGGCGGCAGCGACCACCGGCCCCGCGAGAGGGCCGCGTCCGACCTCGTCCGTACCGGCGATGATGAGGGCGGGCACGCCTAAAGGCTCTCCCACAACGGCGGGTCCTGCGGCCGTTCAAGGCTCATCCGCCCGAGTTTGCCGGTCGCGAACGAGTCGATAAATAC
It includes:
- the topA gene encoding type I DNA topoisomerase — protein: MAAKKTVKQDEAAPQEIEKSAKSSSAKKVTKAETVKKTAKTTKTAKASAGMTTKKKAPAKKGAAKTTRSQKFSQYDGKTLVVVESPAKAKTLEKILGTRYKVLASVGHVRDLPKGRLAIDVEHDFEPEYIQVRGKADLIKTLKGASAASERTLLASDPDREGEAIAWHLASLLDIDTRQQCRIRMHEITEHGVKSAISEPDMINMELVEAQQARRVLDRLVGYELSPLLWYKVQRGLSAGRVQSVALRIVCEREEEIERFIPEEYWLMDVDANSLDKKRGYKLRVEKYKNKPLTINNEEEALKIEGEIRAGRLTVDDFSTKESKKQPSPPFKTSTLQQEASRRCGFAPKRTMRIAQALYEGIEIPGRGPTGLITYMRTDSLRLAPEAIESSRAFIANSFGGNYLPDKPNEYMPKGKAQDAHEAIRATDPMLTPESIKDYLTLEQYRLYELIWSRFIASQMRDAVVARTNLVCSSADYQMKQSGVVVTFDGWGRVYPLGIKDITMEPAVKGEELAIEKIVKEQKFTQPLPRYTEAGLVKALEEKGIGRPSTYATIIDTLSLRGYVDRGEEDKKLIPTKLGRLVNNFLVRYFSSIVNEGFTATMEKELDQVESGEIEWKKLMADFWKGFKPVVDEVSAHGESMRPEPELIGEKCPECGHELIVKRGRFGEFIACTGYPECKYTRKIVKTTGIKCLKCGQGELIRRKTTKGKMKGRFFYGCERYPDCDYVSWKKPGKEGAAGEEAQAVEPNDTDM
- a CDS encoding ribonuclease HII — protein: MGEPLGVPALIIAGTDEVGRGPLAGPVVAAAAILTAEQRRWLLSAGLRDSKKLTPKRREALFEKICEAGIIWRAQAACAQRIDKINILQASLWCMKRSIEQLALSPSLVLVDGNRAIPGLGLPQKPVIKGDDRVPVIAAASIVAKVLRDRVMEVMDRIYPQYSFAKHKGYPSVLHKSLIAKYGPSPIHRLSFRGVLDDDDETFS
- a CDS encoding YraN family protein gives rise to the protein MTKRSLEYALKLEAKRGGAPSAKHSEAEPPSAPHLVKGRMGEELAAGYLTAQGITIIERNVRIGRCEIDIIAKEGDELVFAEVRTRGENRLMSPEESVGPRKLSNLIFAGRAWTEERNYNGFWRIDLVSVILAEGREPRIEHLRGITEPII
- the dprA gene encoding DNA-processing protein DprA; this translates as MDDRLKLMLLLNSVNANAAALAKFLLFGLEPCELWRPSGADAAKEVFSEKMLAKIRAANDGGWAERELERAGELGVRLLTVDDEDYPRELFDLKDAPLVLYWRGSAKRLPDKTKIGVVGTRRMSAYGREVSKRIGAACAEHDIVLISGGAWGVDGCSQGACCENGGETFAVLGTGADLVYPVTNRKLFEMIAERGALISEFPLGSRGKPWHFPQRNRIVAALSERVVVVEAPLKSGSMITARLALELGREVWAVPGQIYGANSKGTNRLLYDGAYPYISEEVFLSACGVDTAAPAERGGVKNIEISAEESLIFKSLAENGAMTIDKLSLAVKMSPADLLKNITLLSAKGIVFMSAPGRYSVKSNL
- a CDS encoding YifB family Mg chelatase-like AAA ATPase, translating into MNNVSGLTLRGVKGVAVEVEVDITGGLFSISVVGLADTAVKEARERVRAALRAAGVNIRGRVSINLAPADIPKEGALLDLPIAVALASAAGHLSVPRPSLFIGELALDGRLRGVRGAVPAAFFAKENNIELFIPAENAAEVSLVDGVRAYAAEDLREIIAHLRGEKELAPVSGRKIEDTAVSADPDFADIKGQSAAKRALEIAAAGHHNILFVGSPGSGKTLLARALKGILPPLSDAEMMEVMLLRSTAGLNLELSRERPFRSVHHTASAVSICGGGSALRPGEISLASRGVLFLDEFPEFQRDVIEALRQPLEDGSITVSRAAGSVVYPAKVLVVAACNPCPCGFAGDSERQCICTPFSLERYRRKLSGPILDRIDLHVAVPRLTPEELVSLGGNCGERSEIVRARVAEARRIQAERWSGFGFHCNSEIPEKFLRRSASMKSDVRAFILEALKGVKLSGRGLSRVLRISRTIADLDGAPQIEVKHVAEAISYREGEATAWMTA